In Falco naumanni isolate bFalNau1 chromosome 16, bFalNau1.pat, whole genome shotgun sequence, a single window of DNA contains:
- the THY1 gene encoding thy-1 membrane glycoprotein — MNPTVSVAVILTVLQAAHCQMIKDLSACLLGQSLRVDCRYENKTSNPLTYEFSITKDNRKHVIHSTISVSENVYRSRANVTMHKNLVCLYLQSFTTSDEGVYMCELKATNDYTGNQIKNITVIKDKLEKCAGFSLLIQNTSWLLLLLLSLPLLQAVDFVSL, encoded by the exons ATGAACCCCACCGTCAGCGTCGCTGTCATCCTGACAG TGCTCCAGGCTGCCCACTGCCAGATGATCAAGGACCTGAGTGCCTGTCTGCTGGGCCAGAGCCTCCGGGTGGACTGCCGTTAtgagaacaaaaccagcaaccCCCTGACCTATGAGTTCAGCATCACCAAGGACAACAGGAAGCATGTCATCCACAGCACCATCAGCGTCTCTGAAAATGTCTACCGAAGCCGAGCCAACGTCACCATGCACAAGAACCTGGTGTGCCTCTACCTGCAGAGCTTCACCACCAGTGATGAAGGTGTCTACATGTGTGAGCTGAAGGCCACCAACGACTACACTGGCAACCAGATAAAGAACATCACTGTCATCAAAG ACAAACTGGAGAAATGCGCCGGCTTCAGCCTCTTGATCCAGAACACTTCgtggctcctgctgcttctcctttccctgcctctgctgcaagCCGTGGACTTCGTGTCcctgtga